Proteins encoded together in one candidate division WOR-3 bacterium window:
- a CDS encoding T9SS type A sorting domain-containing protein produces the protein MLLALALVIISNGSGWQTFTHPDYIFDIWGDDSTVNLATAGGVVVLETRAEPPILKRRFVHTDGLGVNRCLAIAKDDAGNLWVGTDGAGLVVIPLDSSRAVSYRTAELPVRVRTVFVQGNRVLLGSDDGLFVIDTKGTPLDFNDDAIRHFRVSAVRELLSDQVRALFAFNGKYWIGTNRGLTSVDTGLSNWRAYPRPLGDSVLAFGVFPDGSLVLGTERGVARGDTSGFTPLVEFPLARAVTDIAVYGWDVYLAAGDTLFKVDSAGGRISVLVSKPRALWIGDKLWVGLGGSEDAGWGLLYQNSGASWQGVYLGGLAAGFISDCTFAKDGSVYLGHNSSWFSRILPDGGIQIMNSPLPWVVQIRCDRQGRLWFSHFSYQGGVSVYDPVADTWGVVQWGSSSARNVIQAFGIDRQDTKWVYNMGGLVVAIDSTGRQQEFSLPELTPPPDGSYEFAFDSRNRVWLGLTNGLEELDYNGTLFNLEDDFHTLHTTGLPSLQVRSIAVDHQDRVWVATPQGGAFWDGRAFKVFNSGNSPLLSNNLFRVRVDGADRVWFLSDQGISIFDQASSRWTNYTPQNSGMIPNPQGLANFYTALDLDDNRGIAGVGSARGFSLFSFAPELESTLVGLKIYPNPCILGVHQGVVVEGLPADARVQVYSISGQPVAQLTTSPGMGRAVWYPRRVASGLYLLVATAKGKFRVEKVALVVPGGN, from the coding sequence ATGCTATTGGCATTGGCGCTTGTTATAATTAGTAACGGCAGCGGCTGGCAGACATTTACTCACCCTGATTACATCTTTGATATCTGGGGCGACGATTCGACGGTTAATCTCGCTACTGCCGGTGGCGTGGTGGTGTTAGAGACAAGAGCCGAACCCCCTATATTGAAGCGCCGGTTTGTTCACACCGATGGTCTGGGGGTAAATCGTTGTCTTGCCATTGCCAAGGACGATGCCGGTAACCTCTGGGTTGGGACCGATGGGGCAGGGCTGGTGGTGATTCCGCTCGACTCGAGCCGGGCAGTTTCATATCGAACCGCAGAACTGCCGGTAAGAGTTAGGACGGTCTTTGTTCAAGGTAATAGAGTTTTGCTGGGGTCGGATGACGGGCTTTTTGTCATTGATACTAAAGGTACGCCCCTTGATTTCAATGACGATGCTATCCGCCATTTTCGGGTTAGTGCGGTGCGGGAGTTGCTGAGCGACCAGGTGCGGGCGCTTTTTGCCTTTAATGGGAAATACTGGATTGGTACCAATCGTGGGCTGACCAGTGTTGATACCGGCTTAAGCAACTGGCGTGCCTATCCGCGACCGCTGGGCGATTCGGTGCTGGCATTCGGTGTTTTTCCGGATGGCAGTTTAGTACTGGGAACGGAAAGGGGGGTTGCGCGCGGTGATACCAGCGGGTTTACTCCCCTTGTTGAATTTCCTCTGGCGCGGGCGGTAACCGACATCGCAGTTTATGGCTGGGATGTTTATCTGGCAGCGGGTGATACTCTGTTCAAAGTGGATTCTGCAGGAGGCAGGATATCGGTTCTGGTCAGCAAGCCAAGGGCATTGTGGATTGGCGATAAGTTGTGGGTTGGCCTTGGTGGTTCTGAGGATGCGGGCTGGGGGTTGTTGTATCAAAACAGCGGTGCCTCATGGCAGGGTGTTTATCTTGGTGGTCTTGCTGCCGGGTTTATCAGCGACTGTACATTCGCTAAGGACGGCAGCGTGTACCTCGGGCACAATTCGAGCTGGTTTTCCCGGATTCTACCCGACGGAGGAATTCAGATTATGAATTCGCCTCTGCCCTGGGTGGTGCAAATTCGGTGCGACCGTCAGGGTCGGTTGTGGTTTTCTCACTTTTCTTATCAGGGTGGAGTTAGTGTTTACGACCCGGTGGCAGATACTTGGGGGGTTGTGCAGTGGGGTAGTTCCAGTGCCCGTAATGTCATCCAGGCATTCGGAATTGACCGACAGGATACGAAATGGGTTTACAATATGGGAGGACTGGTTGTGGCGATTGACTCAACCGGTCGCCAGCAGGAGTTCAGTTTACCGGAGTTAACACCACCGCCGGACGGCTCTTACGAGTTTGCCTTTGACTCCCGCAATCGAGTATGGCTTGGTCTTACCAACGGGCTGGAAGAACTGGATTACAACGGGACGCTCTTTAACCTTGAAGACGATTTTCACACCCTCCATACCACCGGACTACCTTCGCTTCAGGTTCGTTCTATTGCCGTGGACCATCAGGACCGGGTTTGGGTTGCGACGCCCCAGGGTGGAGCGTTCTGGGACGGCAGGGCGTTTAAGGTTTTCAACAGCGGTAACAGTCCGCTACTTTCTAACAACCTTTTCCGGGTGCGGGTTGACGGTGCGGACCGGGTCTGGTTTCTTTCGGACCAGGGGATTTCAATTTTTGACCAGGCATCGAGCCGCTGGACCAACTATACACCTCAGAACAGTGGTATGATTCCCAACCCTCAGGGTCTGGCAAACTTTTACACCGCCCTTGACCTTGACGACAATCGCGGTATAGCCGGCGTGGGTAGCGCCCGGGGCTTTTCGCTTTTCAGTTTTGCCCCGGAGTTAGAGTCGACGCTCGTGGGTTTGAAAATCTACCCCAACCCCTGTATTCTTGGAGTTCATCAGGGGGTAGTTGTTGAAGGTTTGCCGGCTGATGCGCGGGTTCAAGTATATTCCATTAGCGGTCAGCCCGTAGCACAATTGACGACCAGTCCAGGAATGGGAAGAGCGGTTTGGTATCCGCGGCGTGTTGCCAGCGGGCTCTACCTTTTGGTCGCGACGGCAAAGGGTAAGTTTAGAGTAGAAAAGGTGGCGCTGGTTGTTCCCGGTGGTAATTAG
- the speB gene encoding agmatinase: MASYFANCNFAEAEVVIIGIPLDRTSSFIPGTRFGPEIGRLGTANIETFSPYQKRDLSQNRIYDAGDLFLTYETAEAPFELIKSTTKKNYQEKKVQLAVGGEHTITPVIISELIKIYPDLCVVQFDAHADLRDEFLGEPCCHATAMRRVLDHLPRTRLFQLGIRSFVLPEEMTLPNMFPFEVLNASQEIRKKIAHQPVYITLDIDVLDPSVMPDVQTPQPGGCSYRELAQALANFAGLHIIGADIVEYCPRSNAVPATAPVVAELIRELILLLSQ; this comes from the coding sequence ATGGCGTCATACTTTGCCAATTGTAACTTTGCTGAAGCCGAGGTGGTCATCATCGGCATTCCGCTGGACCGCACCAGTTCCTTTATCCCCGGGACAAGGTTCGGTCCAGAAATCGGAAGGCTCGGTACCGCCAATATCGAAACATTCAGCCCCTATCAAAAACGCGACCTATCACAGAACCGAATCTACGACGCCGGCGACCTTTTTCTGACGTACGAAACTGCGGAAGCACCGTTCGAACTCATCAAGTCCACCACGAAAAAAAATTATCAGGAAAAAAAGGTTCAGTTAGCGGTGGGCGGCGAACACACCATCACACCGGTTATCATATCGGAACTAATAAAAATCTATCCCGACCTGTGTGTCGTCCAGTTTGACGCCCACGCCGACCTGCGCGACGAGTTTTTAGGTGAACCCTGCTGCCATGCTACAGCAATGCGGCGCGTTTTAGACCATCTACCGCGCACCCGTTTATTCCAACTGGGAATCCGCTCGTTTGTATTACCCGAGGAGATGACGCTCCCCAATATGTTCCCCTTTGAAGTTCTGAATGCCAGCCAGGAAATCCGGAAGAAAATCGCGCACCAGCCGGTTTACATCACCCTTGACATCGATGTCCTGGACCCGAGTGTAATGCCCGATGTCCAAACCCCGCAACCGGGCGGTTGTTCCTACCGCGAACTGGCGCAGGCACTTGCCAATTTTGCCGGTTTGCACATCATCGGCGCCGATATCGTTGAGTACTGCCCGCGCAGTAATGCGGTACCGGCAACCGCACCGGTTGTCGCCGAACTTATCCGGGAACTTATCCTGCTGCTCTCTCAGTAA
- a CDS encoding fructose-1,6-bisphosphatase: MGSNDKITVSVIKADIGGYVGHSASHPDIIARAQEMLKSARENGLLIDFYVTSCGDDLELIMTHNRGNDCADVHKLAWDTFMACTRRAQELKLYGAGQDMLADAFSGNVKGMGPGVAEMSFVERKSEPLIVFCGDKCAPGAWNLPLFKIFADPFNTIGLVIDPSMHDGFVFEVHDVFEGKDMKLSCPEEMYDLLVLIGSPENYCVKNVYRKDGEIAATSSTQKLALIAGKYVGKDDPVMMVRCQSGFPAVGEVLEAFVFPHLVSGWMRGSHYGPLMPVAQHQATPSRFDGPPRVIALGFQLDNGHLVGPRDMFDDPGFDRARQEANELADYMRRHGPFEPHRLGLKEMEYTTLPQVLKKLLKR; this comes from the coding sequence GTGGGTAGCAACGATAAGATAACGGTATCGGTAATCAAGGCGGATATCGGCGGTTATGTTGGCCATTCCGCAAGTCATCCGGACATTATCGCCCGTGCCCAGGAGATGCTTAAAAGTGCCCGAGAAAATGGGCTGTTGATTGACTTTTATGTCACGAGTTGTGGTGATGACCTCGAGTTGATTATGACCCATAACCGGGGTAACGACTGTGCCGATGTTCACAAACTGGCTTGGGACACTTTTATGGCGTGCACCCGCCGGGCACAGGAGTTGAAACTGTACGGTGCCGGCCAGGATATGCTGGCGGATGCATTTTCCGGCAATGTGAAAGGGATGGGTCCGGGTGTTGCCGAGATGAGTTTTGTGGAGCGCAAATCTGAACCGCTGATTGTATTCTGCGGGGACAAGTGTGCACCCGGTGCCTGGAATCTGCCCCTGTTCAAAATATTCGCCGACCCGTTCAACACCATCGGTTTGGTTATTGACCCTTCAATGCACGATGGGTTTGTGTTTGAGGTCCACGATGTGTTTGAGGGCAAGGATATGAAACTCTCCTGCCCGGAGGAGATGTACGACCTTCTGGTGTTGATTGGGTCACCGGAGAACTACTGTGTGAAAAATGTTTACCGGAAGGACGGCGAGATTGCCGCCACCAGTTCAACCCAGAAACTGGCTTTAATTGCGGGAAAGTATGTGGGTAAAGATGACCCGGTGATGATGGTGCGCTGTCAGTCGGGCTTTCCCGCGGTGGGTGAGGTTTTAGAGGCGTTCGTGTTTCCCCATCTGGTATCGGGCTGGATGCGAGGTTCGCACTATGGTCCTTTGATGCCGGTGGCGCAGCACCAAGCAACGCCGTCAAGGTTTGACGGTCCGCCGCGCGTAATCGCCCTTGGTTTTCAACTGGACAATGGCCATCTTGTTGGACCGCGGGATATGTTTGATGACCCGGGTTTTGACCGGGCACGGCAGGAGGCAAACGAACTGGCAGATTATATGCGGCGGCACGGACCGTTTGAACCGCACCGGCTGGGGTTGAAGGAGATGGAGTATACGACCCTGCCTCAGGTGTTGAAGAAACTCCTGAAGCGATAA
- a CDS encoding MoxR family ATPase, which translates to MTTKETGGSDVAAVARLGEARRRIEAEVAKVIVGQKEVVEQVLICLLAHGHALLIGVPGLAKTLLVNTLAQVLDLSFNRVQFTPDLMPSDITGTEIIEDDPDTKMRRFRFVPGPIFANVVLADEINRTPPKTQAALLQAMQEYRVTVAGKTYQLPAPFFVLATQNPIELEGTYPLPEAQLDRFMFSIVVDYPSAEEEKEIVKSTTSAYTPMLNRVLSAADISALQELVRRVPVADEVVDYAVRLVALSRPRHPQAPKFVREWVSWGAGPRASQYLILAAKTRAILAGLYTPTVDDVKACALPVLRHRIVTSFAAEAENVRSEDVIARLLAECPR; encoded by the coding sequence TTGACGACAAAAGAAACGGGCGGGAGCGATGTTGCCGCGGTAGCCCGACTCGGTGAGGCACGGCGGCGAATTGAAGCCGAGGTTGCAAAGGTCATCGTCGGTCAAAAGGAGGTGGTGGAGCAGGTTTTGATTTGCCTTTTGGCGCACGGGCACGCCCTTTTAATCGGGGTTCCGGGACTGGCAAAAACATTACTGGTAAACACCCTGGCGCAGGTTCTTGACCTTTCTTTTAACCGGGTTCAGTTCACACCCGACCTGATGCCATCGGACATCACCGGCACGGAGATAATTGAAGACGACCCGGATACCAAAATGAGACGGTTTCGGTTTGTGCCCGGACCGATATTTGCCAATGTTGTGCTGGCGGACGAGATCAACCGCACTCCACCAAAAACCCAGGCGGCGCTGCTGCAGGCGATGCAGGAGTATCGGGTAACGGTGGCGGGCAAGACTTACCAGTTGCCAGCACCCTTTTTTGTTCTGGCGACGCAGAACCCGATTGAACTGGAGGGCACCTATCCTTTACCGGAAGCCCAGCTGGACCGGTTTATGTTTTCGATTGTGGTCGATTATCCCAGTGCTGAGGAGGAGAAGGAGATTGTAAAAAGCACGACCTCGGCTTACACGCCGATGTTGAACCGGGTGCTTTCTGCCGCAGATATTAGCGCATTGCAGGAACTGGTGCGCCGCGTGCCGGTGGCAGATGAGGTTGTTGACTATGCGGTGCGTTTGGTGGCGTTGAGTCGACCGCGGCATCCTCAAGCACCGAAATTTGTCCGGGAGTGGGTGAGCTGGGGTGCGGGACCGCGGGCGTCGCAGTATTTAATCCTCGCCGCCAAAACCCGGGCGATTCTCGCCGGGCTTTATACCCCGACCGTTGACGATGTCAAGGCATGTGCCTTACCGGTGTTAAGGCACCGCATTGTGACCAGTTTTGCCGCTGAGGCGGAGAATGTCCGTTCTGAGGATGTGATTGCGCGGTTACTGGCGGAGTGCCCGAGGTAA
- a CDS encoding DUF177 domain-containing protein produces the protein MPEVKAMRKLGLIALATLKPGDNKFDLEGEPRDFGCEAREVKENPSFQKLLGRIKVGVVITRSGQRFLVRGRMRFKAQLECAICWQEYEQDFDEEITAEFTTLERSRSGSYARELEPVELDRVPIDADFIDLSGLIRDTIHLAIPIAPKCQEDCRGVCPVCGANLNFEECRCHRKTTEKK, from the coding sequence GTGCCCGAGGTAAAAGCGATGCGGAAGTTAGGGTTGATTGCCCTTGCGACCTTGAAGCCCGGGGACAATAAGTTTGACCTTGAAGGCGAACCCCGGGACTTTGGTTGCGAAGCCCGGGAGGTTAAGGAAAATCCGTCTTTTCAAAAACTTTTAGGGCGGATCAAGGTCGGGGTTGTCATCACGCGGAGCGGGCAGCGGTTTCTGGTGCGGGGCCGGATGCGGTTTAAGGCACAACTGGAATGCGCAATCTGCTGGCAGGAGTACGAGCAGGATTTTGATGAGGAGATAACCGCCGAGTTTACAACGCTGGAACGCAGTCGGAGCGGTAGTTATGCGCGGGAACTGGAACCGGTAGAACTTGACCGCGTCCCAATCGATGCCGATTTCATAGACTTGAGCGGTTTGATCCGGGATACGATTCATCTCGCAATTCCGATTGCCCCGAAGTGTCAAGAAGACTGTCGCGGTGTCTGCCCGGTATGTGGTGCGAATTTGAATTTTGAGGAGTGTCGGTGCCACCGTAAGACGACCGAAAAGAAATAG
- the hutU gene encoding urocanate hydratase: MKKSFEYKPIRAPRGKTLSCKGWQQEAALRMLMNNLDPEVAEKPEELIVYGGTGRAARNWECFAAIVQCLQELENDETLLVQSGKPVGVFKTFSYAPRVLIANSNLVPHWATKPYFDELEAAGLIMYGQMTAGSWIYIGTQGILQGTYQTFVSAGIKHFGSGDLSGKLVVSGGLGGMSGAQPLAATMANATYLGAEVDPARIERRLASRKPRYLDERIDDLDRAIDAALEAKNHRLAKSIAWCGNIVDLLRRLVERNITPDLLTDQTSAHDELNGYVPAGISFSEALTLRRTDPQEYRKRSYQTMAEHVRLMLLLQSRGAVTFDYGNNLRGKAIEGGFLAEAEIRTPGKIGSWKYPGFVPAYIRPLFCQGMGPFRWVALSGEPEDIFETDRIVSELFPQNQPLRNWLEKAASMVPFQGLPARICWLGYGERDRVGLAFNQAVRTGRLRGPIVIGRDHLDTGSVASPNRETEAMLDGSDAIADWPLLNALLNVASGASWVSIHSGGGVGIGYSIHAGQVTVCDGSPEMDERIKRVLTNDPGIGVCRHADAGYEEAKAVARARGIKIPLLDKE; encoded by the coding sequence ATGAAAAAAAGTTTTGAATACAAACCAATCCGCGCGCCCCGCGGCAAAACTCTCTCCTGCAAAGGCTGGCAACAGGAAGCGGCGCTCCGGATGTTGATGAACAACCTGGACCCGGAAGTCGCGGAAAAACCCGAAGAGTTGATCGTTTACGGTGGCACAGGCCGCGCCGCCCGCAACTGGGAATGTTTTGCCGCGATTGTCCAATGCTTGCAGGAACTGGAAAACGATGAAACCCTGCTTGTTCAGTCCGGCAAACCGGTTGGTGTGTTTAAAACATTCTCTTACGCACCACGGGTCTTAATCGCCAACTCCAACCTCGTCCCCCACTGGGCAACCAAACCGTACTTTGACGAACTGGAAGCCGCGGGCTTGATTATGTACGGACAGATGACCGCCGGCTCCTGGATTTACATCGGCACCCAGGGGATTTTACAGGGCACTTACCAGACATTTGTCAGCGCCGGAATCAAGCATTTCGGCAGCGGTGATTTGAGCGGCAAACTGGTGGTCTCGGGCGGCTTGGGGGGCATGAGCGGTGCCCAACCCCTTGCGGCGACGATGGCAAATGCGACCTACCTTGGTGCCGAAGTCGACCCGGCACGGATTGAACGGCGGCTCGCATCAAGGAAGCCCCGCTACCTTGACGAACGCATTGACGATTTGGACCGGGCGATTGACGCCGCCCTTGAAGCAAAAAATCACCGCCTTGCCAAGAGCATCGCCTGGTGTGGCAACATCGTTGACCTTTTGCGCCGCCTGGTGGAACGGAACATTACCCCGGACCTGTTAACCGACCAGACCTCGGCGCACGACGAGTTGAATGGCTATGTGCCCGCCGGCATCTCATTTTCCGAAGCGCTGACCCTGCGCCGTACCGACCCGCAGGAGTACCGGAAACGCTCCTATCAAACGATGGCGGAACATGTCCGGCTGATGCTTCTCCTCCAGTCACGCGGTGCCGTGACCTTTGACTACGGCAACAATCTGCGGGGTAAGGCAATTGAAGGTGGTTTCTTAGCCGAAGCGGAGATTCGTACGCCGGGTAAAATCGGTTCCTGGAAATACCCCGGTTTTGTTCCCGCCTACATCCGGCCACTTTTCTGTCAGGGTATGGGACCTTTCCGCTGGGTGGCACTGAGCGGCGAACCAGAAGACATCTTTGAAACCGACCGCATCGTGAGTGAACTTTTCCCGCAAAACCAGCCCCTGCGCAACTGGCTTGAAAAAGCGGCGTCAATGGTGCCCTTCCAGGGGCTGCCCGCTCGCATCTGCTGGCTCGGCTACGGCGAACGGGACCGAGTCGGTCTGGCTTTCAACCAGGCGGTTCGCACCGGTCGGTTACGCGGTCCCATCGTCATCGGCCGTGACCACCTTGACACCGGCTCAGTGGCTTCCCCCAACCGGGAAACCGAAGCGATGCTCGATGGCTCGGATGCGATTGCCGACTGGCCTCTGCTCAACGCTCTGCTCAATGTCGCTTCGGGCGCCTCCTGGGTATCGATTCATTCGGGCGGCGGTGTGGGCATCGGCTATTCAATTCACGCCGGACAGGTGACGGTTTGTGATGGTTCCCCCGAGATGGATGAGCGCATCAAGCGTGTTTTGACCAACGACCCGGGGATTGGCGTCTGTCGGCATGCCGACGCGGGCTACGAAGAGGCAAAGGCGGTTGCCCGCGCCCGCGGGATTAAAATCCCCTTGCTCGACAAAGAGTAA
- a CDS encoding 2-oxoacid:acceptor oxidoreductase family protein has product MKKFEIRFAGTGGQGVILASVVFAEAAGVHEGWQVVQTQSYGPEARGGASRADVIVSDQPILFPKCRKLDFLVCLSQPAVEKYITDLKVRGVAIIDQFYVRECPHPKTICLPLSETARQELGRELFTNILTLGAVARITGLITLESLKKTVASRVPKQFIDINVKAIELGWNLAEKIS; this is encoded by the coding sequence ATGAAGAAGTTTGAGATTCGTTTTGCCGGAACCGGTGGCCAGGGCGTGATTCTTGCCAGCGTGGTCTTCGCCGAGGCGGCTGGTGTTCACGAGGGCTGGCAGGTGGTTCAAACCCAGAGTTATGGACCTGAAGCCCGGGGTGGTGCTTCGCGGGCTGATGTTATCGTATCAGACCAACCAATCCTGTTCCCGAAATGCCGGAAACTTGACTTTTTAGTTTGCTTGAGTCAGCCCGCGGTTGAAAAATACATCACCGACTTAAAGGTTCGGGGTGTGGCAATCATCGACCAATTTTATGTCCGCGAATGTCCGCATCCAAAAACAATCTGTTTACCCCTTTCGGAAACCGCCCGTCAGGAACTGGGCAGGGAACTTTTTACCAACATCCTTACCCTGGGCGCCGTGGCTCGCATCACCGGACTGATCACCCTTGAATCTTTAAAAAAGACCGTTGCCAGCCGTGTGCCCAAGCAGTTCATCGACATCAATGTGAAGGCGATAGAACTGGGCTGGAACCTCGCTGAAAAGATTTCTTAA
- a CDS encoding thiamine pyrophosphate-dependent enzyme, translating to MIELKDDRFLNYFRLDERFPHILCPGCGIGTTMATMVRAFLELGIKQDELCVVSGIGCSSRVPGYLDCDTFHTLHGRALPAATGVKLAKPELKVVVIGGDGDIMAIGGNHFIHAARRNLDLTVIVVNNFTYAMTGGQYSPTTPTHERAATAPFGNVERSFDVCFLARAAGAMFVARSTTFHVAHLKKMLELALKKKGFSVVEVISQCPTFYGRYQGIGDAVQMLEWLRARSIDVSKVSDPWHQKDKFVIGVLHDQQEIEPYTQLYEEVRERSRGK from the coding sequence ATGATTGAACTAAAAGACGACCGTTTTCTTAACTACTTTCGCCTGGACGAAAGATTCCCCCATATCCTATGCCCAGGCTGTGGCATCGGCACCACGATGGCAACAATGGTTCGGGCTTTTCTCGAACTGGGAATAAAACAGGATGAACTCTGTGTTGTATCGGGCATCGGCTGTTCTTCTCGTGTGCCCGGCTATCTGGACTGTGACACCTTTCACACCCTGCATGGCCGTGCCCTGCCTGCCGCCACCGGCGTGAAACTGGCAAAGCCCGAACTGAAAGTAGTCGTGATTGGCGGTGATGGCGACATTATGGCAATTGGCGGCAACCATTTCATCCATGCCGCACGGCGCAACCTTGACCTGACGGTGATTGTCGTCAACAACTTTACCTATGCGATGACCGGCGGTCAGTACTCGCCAACCACCCCAACCCATGAACGGGCTGCCACCGCCCCCTTCGGCAATGTCGAGCGCAGTTTTGATGTCTGTTTTCTTGCCCGGGCTGCCGGGGCAATGTTTGTTGCCCGCAGCACAACCTTCCATGTTGCTCATCTCAAGAAAATGCTCGAACTGGCGCTCAAGAAAAAAGGGTTCAGTGTCGTTGAGGTCATCAGCCAGTGCCCGACATTCTATGGCCGGTACCAGGGTATTGGTGATGCGGTCCAGATGCTGGAATGGCTCCGTGCCCGCTCAATTGATGTCAGCAAGGTTTCCGACCCCTGGCATCAAAAAGACAAATTCGTCATCGGTGTCCTGCACGACCAGCAAGAGATTGAACCCTATACTCAGCTTTATGAAGAGGTCCGCGAACGCTCCCGAGGAAAATGA
- a CDS encoding 2-oxoacid:acceptor oxidoreductase subunit alpha has translation MKQLLSGNEACAIGAIRAGVRFFAGYPITPSTEIAEYLARELPRVGGTFIQMEDEIGSICCMNGATAAGVKAMTATSGPGFSLMQEGIGYSIMAELPCIIVNVMRGGPATGTPTRTSQADVMQARYGTHGDHPIVALCPWSVRECFDLTVAAVNISERLRIPVIVLMDEIVGHMREVVELPTEVEIWRPAQPKPAPEDYYHYDDRNNYDAAIASFGEGYRVHLTGLTHRKDGFPTDDPEIIKWNLDRLRNKIEQNRSWLWDIYYEDIGSETVIVCYGSAARAGMEAKRQFELKTGQRVGIVRLRMVWPFPNERLIALLRSARRVIVPEMNQGQLYREIERTVSLHVPVVSVQRYDGEMLTPEEIISHL, from the coding sequence ATGAAGCAGTTACTCTCCGGAAACGAAGCCTGTGCCATCGGTGCCATCCGTGCCGGTGTCCGCTTCTTTGCCGGCTATCCCATCACACCTTCAACCGAAATCGCCGAATACCTCGCCCGGGAACTACCGCGGGTCGGGGGAACTTTCATCCAGATGGAAGATGAGATTGGTTCTATCTGCTGTATGAACGGCGCCACCGCTGCCGGTGTCAAGGCGATGACCGCAACCTCAGGCCCGGGATTCTCTTTGATGCAGGAGGGTATCGGTTACTCAATAATGGCAGAACTGCCCTGTATCATTGTCAATGTGATGCGCGGTGGACCGGCAACTGGCACGCCAACCCGCACCTCTCAGGCCGATGTAATGCAAGCCCGTTATGGTACCCACGGCGACCATCCAATTGTCGCCCTCTGCCCCTGGAGTGTTCGGGAATGTTTTGACCTAACGGTTGCGGCGGTCAACATCTCGGAGAGGTTGCGCATCCCGGTTATCGTATTGATGGACGAAATCGTGGGCCATATGCGGGAAGTGGTTGAACTGCCCACCGAGGTAGAAATCTGGCGCCCGGCGCAACCCAAACCGGCGCCCGAAGATTACTACCATTACGACGACCGCAACAACTACGATGCCGCCATCGCCAGTTTCGGGGAAGGTTACCGCGTCCATCTCACCGGTTTAACGCATCGCAAAGACGGCTTTCCGACCGATGACCCGGAAATAATCAAGTGGAACCTTGACCGGCTCCGCAACAAGATTGAGCAGAACCGCTCCTGGCTCTGGGACATCTATTACGAGGACATTGGCTCAGAAACGGTCATCGTCTGTTACGGCAGCGCGGCGCGTGCGGGAATGGAGGCGAAGCGCCAGTTTGAACTTAAAACCGGTCAGCGGGTGGGTATCGTCCGTCTGCGCATGGTCTGGCCCTTTCCCAACGAAAGGCTCATCGCCCTCTTGCGCAGCGCCCGACGGGTAATTGTTCCGGAGATGAATCAGGGACAACTTTATCGGGAGATCGAACGCACCGTCAGTCTCCATGTCCCTGTGGTTTCGGTTCAACGCTACGATGGGGAGATGCTGACCCCGGAGGAGATTATCTCTCATTTATGA
- a CDS encoding 4Fe-4S binding protein — MKKFLLEEPIEVVGPKGHRHRLLKRFCKGCRLCVAFCPTQTLDLDERFKVTVAHPERCIGCRLCELRCPDLAIFVTPAKKKEKNSEQ, encoded by the coding sequence ATGAAGAAATTTCTCCTTGAAGAACCAATCGAAGTTGTCGGCCCAAAAGGTCATCGCCATCGGTTGCTGAAGCGCTTTTGTAAAGGGTGCCGGCTCTGTGTTGCCTTCTGTCCCACCCAAACCCTGGACCTTGATGAACGGTTCAAAGTAACGGTTGCCCATCCCGAACGGTGTATCGGTTGCCGGTTGTGCGAACTGCGCTGCCCGGATTTAGCGATTTTTGTCACCCCGGCAAAAAAGAAAGAAAAGAATAGCGAACAATGA
- a CDS encoding nucleoside deaminase, which yields MGETVSDHQAMERAIEQALAGIAAGQAPFGCVIVKNGVIIAAAHNTVWQDNDPSAHAEVNAVRQACRHLGTIHLIDAVMYCTCEPCPMCYSLAHWARIGKIVFGARIGDARAAGFNELAISALQMKTIGQDKIEIVPDFLADRCRQIFNLWRNQGQSKPY from the coding sequence ATGGGCGAAACGGTATCCGACCACCAGGCGATGGAACGGGCAATAGAACAAGCCCTCGCTGGTATCGCCGCCGGTCAGGCACCATTTGGCTGCGTCATCGTTAAAAACGGGGTAATTATCGCAGCCGCCCACAACACCGTCTGGCAGGACAACGACCCATCCGCCCATGCTGAAGTCAATGCCGTCCGCCAGGCATGTCGCCACCTGGGCACGATTCACTTAATCGATGCGGTTATGTACTGCACCTGCGAACCATGCCCGATGTGCTACTCACTTGCGCACTGGGCACGAATCGGCAAAATTGTCTTTGGTGCCCGAATTGGCGACGCCCGCGCCGCCGGTTTCAATGAACTGGCAATCTCTGCCCTGCAGATGAAAACCATCGGTCAGGACAAAATTGAAATCGTCCCCGACTTCTTAGCCGATAGGTGCCGGCAGATTTTTAACCTGTGGCGCAATCAGGGGCAAAGCAAACCGTATTGA